Part of the Flavobacterium sp. MDT1-60 genome, TCTAAAATCCAAAAATTGTTAGTCAAAACAAAAGCAATAGTAATCTCATCCTTAAAATTTCAGGAAAAAAGCCTGATAGTAAAGTGTTTTACGCTTTCAAATGGCCTGAAGTCTTATTTTGTGCGAGATGCTTTTTCGAGTCGGAAAGCGAGTCAGAAGATTGCTTATTTTCAGCCTTTGTCTATTTTAGAAATTGAAGCAGTTCACAAGAATAAAGGGACGCTGGAAAATTTTAAAGAAATAAAAACGGCAATTCCTTTTCAAACGATTCATACTGATATAGTGAAAAGTACAATTGTAATGTTTCTTTCCGAAATATTGCATTATTCGATTCAGGAAGAGGAAAAAAATGAATCGCTTTTTGAGTTTTTAGAAACTGCATTGATGTGGTTGGATCATCATGATGAAATTTCTAATTTCCATTTAATTTTACTTTTAGATGCAACAAAATATCTTGGTTTTTATCCAGATATTTCTGAAATTGATTTGCCCTATTTTGAAATGAATGAAGGTATTTTTACGATTTTTCATGGATCAAATTCTTTAACAGAAGATGAAACAAGTCTTCTGAAAAAACTGATTGATCTGAAATTTGACAACGATCAGAAAGTTTTCCATGTGGTAGAAAGACAAATACTACTAAAAGTTCTGATTGATTATTATAGTTTTCATTTGGACGGATTCAAAAAACCGAAATCTTTAGAGGTTTTAAAGGAGGTTTTCTCTTAAATCTTAAAAAAGAGCATTTTTTTTTGCTGAACATACCTGAAATTTTCTGACATCGCTCTTTTTTCTGTCATCTTTTATCTATTTTCCTCAAAATTCCTTACTTTCGCACCTCGTTTAAGAAAAGGATAAAATGAGCACAAAATTTACTGAATACAAAGGACTTGACTTACCAACAGTAGCGTCAGAAGTACTTGATTTTTGGAAGAAAGAAAATATATTTGAAAAGAGTGTAACTACTCGCGAAGGTGCAGAGCCTTACGTATTTTTTGAAGGTCCGCCTTCAGCAAACGGATTACCGGGAATTCACCACGTGATGGCGCGTGCGATTAAAGATATTTTTTGCAGATATAAAACTCAAAAAGGTTTTCAGGTAAAAAGAAAAGCCGGTTGGGATACGCATGGATTACCTGTAGAATTAGGTACCGAGAAAGAACTTGGAATTACAAAAGAAGATATTGGTAAAACCATTTCTATTGAAGAATATAACGAAGCGTGTAAAAAAACCGTAATGCGTTATACCGATGTATGGAATGATTTGACCGAAAAAATGGGATATTGGGTTGATATGGAAGATCCATATGTGACTTATAAACCAAAATATATGGAGTCTGTTTGGTGGCTTTTGAAACAAATCTATGATAAAGGTTTGTTGTACAAAGGATACACGATTCAGCCTTATTCTCCAAAAGCAGGAACTGGATTGTCTTCTCACGAAGTAAACCAGCCTGGAGCGTACCGAGATGTTACAGATACTACGATTGTAGCGCAGTTTAAAACATTGCCGAAAACATTGCCTTCGTTTTTACAAGGTTTTGGAGATATTCACATCTTGGCCTGGACAACTACTCCCTGGACACTACCATCGAATACCGCTTTGACAGTTGGACCAAAAATCGATTATGTTTTAGTAAAAACATTCAATCAATATACTTTTGAATCAATCAATGTGGTTTTGGCTAAAAATTTAGTTGGAAAACAATTTGGAAAAGGATTTTTTGCAAGTGAAGACGATGCCGATTTCGAAAAAGTAAAAAATGGCGACAAGCAACTTCCGTACAAAATTTTAGCAGAAGCAAAAGGAGCCGATTTAGTAGAAATCCGTTACGAGCAATTATTGCCGTACGTATTGCCTTATCAAAATGCTGAAAATGCATTTAGAGTAATTGCCGGAGATTTCGTTACTACAGAAGACGGAACCGGAGTAGTGCATACCGCTCCAACTTTTGGTGCTGATGATGCTAAAGTAGCGAAAGAAGCTAAACCCGAAGTGCCGCCAATGTTGGTTTTAGACGAAAATGGCACTGCAGTTCCTTTGGTAGACTTACAAGGAAAATTCACTTCTCATGTAGGTGATTTGGCTGGTAAATATGTGAAAAACGAATATTATGATGAAGGACAGGCGCCAGAGCGCTCTGTTGATGTTGAGATTGCTATTCGATTGAAAGAAGAAAATAAAGCCTTTAAGGTTGAAAAATACGTACACAGTTATCCACACAGCTGGAGAACTGATGAGCCGTTATTATATTATCCACTAGACTCTTGGTTCATTAAAGTAACCGATGTAAAAGATAGAATGTTCGACCTGAACGAAACTATCAATTGGAAGCCTAAGTCTACTGGTGAAGGACGTTTTGGAAATTGGTTGAAAAATGCCAACGACTGGAATTTATCTCGTTCTAGATATTGGGGAATTCCGTTGCCAATTTGGAGAACTGAAGATAAGAAAGAAGAAGTTCTTATTGGTTCTGTTGAAGAATTGTACAATGCGATTGAAAAATCTATTGCAGCTGGTTTTCAAAAAGAAAATCCGTTCAAAGGTTTTGAAATCGGAAACATGTCTGAATCAAATTATGATCTAATTGATTTACACAAAAATGTTGTTGATGAAATAACTTTAGTTTCGGCTTCAGGACAGCCAATGAAACGTGAAAGCGATTTAATTGACGTTTGGTTTGATTCTGGTGCCATGCCTTATGCACAATGGCATTATCCTTTTGAGAACAAAGATAAAATAGACGAGAATAAAGATTTTCCTGCGAATTTCATCGCTGAAGGTGTAGATCAGACTCGTGGATGGTTTTATACTTTACATGCTATCGGAACTTTGGTTTTTGATAAAGTAGCGTATAAAAATGTAGTTTCAAATGGTTTGGTTTTGGATAAAAACGGACAAAAAATGTCGAAACGTTTAGGGAACGCAACAGATCCTTTCGAAACAATAAAAGAATATGGTCCGGATGCTACCCGTTGGTACATGATTTCAAACGCAAATCCCTGGGATAACCTGAAATTTGATTTGGAAGGAATTGCTGAGGTGCGTCGTAAATTCTTCGGAACTTTATATAATACCTATTCATTCTTTTCGTTATATGCCAATATCGATGGGTTTAAATACGCTGAAGCGGAAATTCCGTTAAACGAGAGACCGGAAATCGATCAATGGATTATTTCTGAATTGCATTCTTTGATAAAATTTGTTGACGAATGTTATGAAGATTATGAGCCTACAAAAGCAGCAAGAGCTATATCTGAATTCGTTCAGGAAAACTTAAGTAACTGGTATGTTCGTTTGTGCCGTCGTCGTTTCTGGAAAGGAGAATATGCTCAGGATAAAATTGCAGCTTATCAAACGCTTTATACTTGCCTGTTAACAATAAGTAAGTTAAGCGCTCCCATCGCTCCTTTTTTCATGGATAAATTATACCGTGATTTAACAATTTCTACAGGATCTGAGGAATATAGCAGTGTTCACTTGGCTGAATTTCCAAAATTTGTCGAAAACTTTGTTAATAAAACGTTAGAAAGTAAAATGCAGAAGGCGCAGACTATCTCTTCGCTTGTATTATCGCTTCGTAAAAAGGAAATGATTAAGGTGCGTCAACCTTTGCAAAAGGTAATGATTCCGGTACTTGACGAAAATCAGAGAGATGAAATTGAAGCTATTTCTGAGCTTGTAAAAGCGGAAGTGAACGTTAAAGAAATCATACTTTTAGATGATGACTCTGGTATTTTAGTGAAGCAAATCAAGCCTAATTTTAAGGCTTTAGGGCCGCGTTTCGGAAAAGATATGGGTCTGATTTCCAAAGAAATACAAGCTTTTTCAGTAGATCAGATCAATCAGTTGGATAAGCAGGGGGCGTTAGATATTGTTATTGCTGGAAAAAATGTAACTTTATCACTAGAAGACGTCGAAATAACATCCCAGGATATTGAAGGATGGTTGGTTGCAAATTCAAATGGAATTACGGTTGCACTTGATATTACAATCTCTGAAGAATTGAAAAACGAGGGAATCGCGAGAGAATTGGTAAACAGAATTCAAAATATCCGTAAAGATTCTGGATTTGAAGTTACCGATAAGATTAAGGTTCAGATAAAAAGAAGTGGTTTGTTAGAAGAGGCCATTCTGAAAAATGAAGACTATATTAAGTCTGAGACATTAACAGAAGATTTGGTTTTTGTTGACGCTTTAGAAAACGGCACAGAAATTGAGTTTGATGATATTAAAACTATGATATTAATTTCAAAATAATATAAATACCATGATAGATGAAATTACAAGATACTCTGACGCTGACTTGGCAGAGTTTAAAGAAATAATTCAAAATAAAATACAAAAAGCACAAGCCGATCTGGATTTAATTAAAAGTGCTTATATGAATGATTTGAATAATGGAACAGATGATACTTCTCCAACTTTTAAAGCATTTGAAGAAGGAAGTGAAACAATGTCAAAAGAAGCGAACTCACAGTTGGCTATCAGACAGGAAAAGTTTATACGCGATCTGAAAAACGCATTATTCCGTGTTGAAAATAAAACATATGGTATTTGTAAAGTGACAGGTAAACTAATCGGCAAGGAAAGGCTAAAAATAGTTCCTCATGCTACAATGAGTATCGAAGCTAAAAACCTGCAAAGATAATTATCTATACCTAAATTAACAATAACAGTATGAAACGCTCCTTTTAGGGGCGTTTTTTTTGTTTAATATTTTTATGTAGTAATTACATTTTGATTATCTATTTTTTTGAGGTAAATTGATTACGATTTATTAAAATTGTATAGTAAAAGTTTATAATTTTTTGTAAGAAGAGAGAAAACGAGAGAATCGGGTGTGTCTGAAAAGATGTTTTTAATTTAGAACTGCCTGCAATCAAGGCAGTTCTAAATTAAATGAAGAGTAGAAATTAAGCCAAATTTTTCTCTAATTCTAATTTGTGTTTTCTTAATATGGCTCTTGTCATTCCTAAATTTGCCTTAGTAGAGTCTGCAGCAAGGTAAATCATGAATTTTTTGTTTGGAGAAATGTCGATAATGTGAATTTGATTTGACAGTGTAATCAAAATATCTTCAATTTCCTGATTTAAATTTAAGGCTTTAACAGCATTCAGTTTAGCTTTCACTACTTCCAGGTTGTAAGCTGCGGCAAGTTCCGGGTCAAATTTGGAGTCTAAACTCAGGTTTCCATAGCTTAATCCGGTTTCGATTTCGGTCACAGCTACTGCTATAAAGCCGTTTACGTTAGTTTTCATTTCATTTAAAAACACGTTCAAAAAGTCATTACTCATAGTTAATTGGTTTTGTTGTTAATAGATTTATGTTTATTTTAATAGGGAATTCTGGCTTAATTTTATAGAAACTTCGTCAGTAGATCGCATTAATAATCCAAGGTTACTTCCTTCTTTTGAGAAAGCAATAATAAAGTTTGAACCGCTAATTTTATTTCCGATAACGACACCGTCTGAAGTTTTTAAATAAAGCTGTTTTAATGATCCTTTGTCTAAATCAATTAAAAATTTTTCACTCATAGATAAAATCGCAGCGCTCATTGCGGCAACACTATCTCCGTAATCTAAATGTAGTGATGTGATTAATTTTCCTTTTCCATTTAAAATTAATGCTGATGTTGATTTAGTAGTAACCAAAAAATCGTTTAGAGTAGCTGTGATTTCGTTCATTTTTAGTAGGATTTTAAACAGTTGTTAAAATATTTTCAGATCGATATATTATTGATGATAAATTTATACTTATGTATTAAACAATTGTTAAATTGTTTAAACAAATATAAATTAAATTATGTATCATTGTGGTACCGAAATGTTAATAATTTTATTTTTTCACTATAAAAAACTTACACGATGGCTAAAGTATTGAAATTCAAAGAAGTGAATTCGGATGTAGAAAGTAGAATGAAAGATTTCGAAAAAATGCGTCTAAAATTAAAAACGGAAATTAAAAAGGTACAGGAGAAAAAAGCTAACTCTGGTAAAGAAGAAAAAGGCTTTCTGAAATCGATTTCAGGTTTTTTTGCTGATGGTCCTAAAACTCCAGCTAAGACAAATGTCAAAAAATAACTTCTTCTTTGCTTAAAATGGTATTAAATTACTGTTTGATTTTATTGTAAAAGAATTAACGCTCCATTAGGAGCTTTTTTTTTGATTAAATTAGTACTTTTGCGCATCAAAAAATCCATAAAATGTCATTACGAAAAGCGTATCTCCTTATATTTTTAGTTTTACTTGTTGATCAGATTTCAAAAATCTATGTGAAAACCAATTTTATTCTAGGAGAAGAAGTTCATGTTTTTAATTGGTTCAAAATTCATTTTATTGAAAATGAAGGAATGGCATGGGGAACAAAAATTCCAGGCGAATACGGAAAATTAATTTTGACTGTATTTAGAATTTTTGCTGTTTTCGGAATTGGATATTGGTTGGCTGATGCAATCAAAAAGCATCATTCTACTTATTTAATAGTTGCAATTGCGCTAATTTTTGCAGGAGCTGCAGGAAATATTTTAGATTCCGTTTTCTACGGAGTAATTTTTGATGACAGCACACATAATTTGGCAACACTTTTTTCACCTCATCCATATGGTACATGGTTTCATGGGTTAGTAGTTGATATGTTTTATTTTCCTATCTGGGAAGGCAATCTGCCAACCTGGATTCCTTTCTTTGGTGGTAAACATTTTATGTTTTTTAATGCTATTTTTAATGTTGCCGACATGGCAATTTCTACAGGTGTCGGTATTTTGCTTATTTTCAATAAAAGAGCTTTTCCAAAACACTAAACTTATTTCGGTTTAATAGAATTTTTGGTTTTTTGTAAAAAATAGTGATTTAGAAGTGCTATTTTTACAAATACTAAAGTTAAACTTATGCAAAGTCCATCTTTTTCTATCTACGATGCATCTGCAGGTTCAGGAAAGACTTATACTTTAGTCAAAGAATATCTTAAAATAATTCTTTCATCGCCTAAAAATGATGCTTATCGAAATATTTTAGCTATCACTTTTACCAATAAAGCGGTCCACGAAATGAAAAGCCGTATTGTTGGAAGTTTGTCTGAATTTACTAAGGACGAGCCTTCAGTGAAAGCTACAGATTTAATGGAAGATTTATCTCGTGAAACGGGACTTTCCTTGATTAAAATTAAAACAAAATCTCAAAATATTATTAAGCATCTAATTCATAATTATGCTGCTTTTGATATTTCTACTATTGATAAATTTACACACAAAGTAATTCGTGCTTTTGCGCACGATTTAAATTTACCAATGACTTTTGAGGTAACTCTGGATACCGAAAATTTATTAGTTGAAGCAGTTGATGCTATTATTGCACAAGCCGGACAAGACGAAACTTTGACAAAGCTGCTTGTTGATTTTACAATGGAAAAAACCGATGATGATAAAAGTTGGGATGTTTCGCGTGAAATTCTTGAAACCGGAAGATTGGTTTTGAATGAAAATAATCGAAATGAAATCTCTCATTTTCAGAATACATCTATTGAAGAATTTGTTGCTATCAAAAAGAAAATGTCAGTTTTGTGTGCTGATTTGGAAAAGGAATGTGCTGAACACGCCTTTAATGCTCTAGCTTTAATTGATAAAAACGAAATCGATTTAAAATCATTTTCAAGAGGAACTTTTCCAAATCACTTAGAGAGTATTAGAGATGGTAAATTCAATCCACGAAATAAAACTTTTCATGAATTTGATGACATAGCAATTAATAAAACGGCGACAGATCGGGCGTTGATTGAAAATATTATTCCTGAATTACTTCTGGGTTTGGATAAAATCTATAAAAATTTTGAAAAAAGAGATTTTTACAAGGCATTTTTAAAAAATATAACGCCACTTTCGTTATTAAATACTGTTAGTAATGAATTAGCAAAAATTCAGTCAGAGCAAAATGTTTTGTCTATATCTGAATTTAATGCGATCATTCATCGTGAAATTCAAAACCAGCCTGCACCTTTTATTTATGAGCGTATGGGAGAACGCTATCGTCATTTTTTTATAGACGAATTTCAGGATACTTCAGAGATGCAATGGCAGAATTTAATTCCGTTAATTGATAATGCACTTGCAGGTCAGGATGATTTAGGGAACAAAGGAACGCTAATGATTGTAGGAGATCCGAAACAATCTATTTATCGCTGGCGTGGAGGAAAAGCGGAGCAGTTTATTGAGTTGAGTAAAGATATAAATCCATTTAGCAACCCGGACAAAGTAATTGAACATTTAGATACTAATTATAGAAGTTATAGTGAAGTAATTGATTTTAATAATGCTTTCTTTAAATTAATTTCAGCTGAATTTTCAAATGAAGATTATAAAGATTTGTATGAAAATCATAGTCATCAAATTTCAAATGCTAAAAAAGGCGGATATGTAAATATTTCTTTTTTGCCGATAATTGAAAAAAATGATTTTGTAGATGATGAAGAGATTGTCGAAAAATCAGATTTATATGTTTTGGCAACTTTAAATACGATTCAGAAGGTGCTGCGTGAAGGTTTTGAATATAGGGATATTGTAGTTTTAACCCGAAAAAGAGATCAGGGAATTGCGATTGCGAATTATTTGACGGAGCAAAATATTCCACTTTTATCTTCAGAAACTTTGATGATCCAGAATGCAACAGAAGTTCGTCTGATTATTCATTTGTTAAAATATCTGAACAATAGTGTTGATTTAGAGGCTAAAGCTAATTTTCTTCATTTTTTGGCGATTACAAAAGATGTTCAGATGCCAATTCATGATTTCATAGCTAAAGGAATGGGGTATAAATTTGAAAGTGATTTTGAAAAATGGCTTTTAGGTTTTGATGTTTCACTTTCATTTGAAGATGTTAGAAAAAAATCCTTGTACGAAGCGGTTGAGATTATTATATCAAAATTTGTCCTTTCGCCAGAAGGTAATGCGTATGTGCAATATTTTTTGGATATTGTTTTAGAACGCGATATTAGAAATCAGGCTGGGATTGCAGATTTTCTGAATTACTGGGCTAAAAATTCGGAAAAATTCAGTATTCCGTCTCCCGAGGGAAATAATGCTGTTCGCATTATGACGATTCATAAGTCTAAGGGTTTGGAATTTCCTATTGTGATTATGCCTTTTGCAGAAGAAGATTATAGTAGAAAACCAAAAGATAAATTATGGCTTGATACAGAAAATACTGATTTAGGTGTTTCGAAAGCTTTGATTGATAATAGTAGTGCTGTTGAAGGTTTTGGGGAAAGTGCTTCTGCTGTTTTTAATTTGAAAAAGCAGGAAGAATTACTCGATAATATTAATGTTTTGTATGTGGCTCTAACGCGCGCCGAAGAACAATTATATGTTATTTCTCAAACTATAAAAGAGAGAAAAGATGGTGAATTCCCAAGTAATATGGCTTCTTTTTTTATTAAATATTTAATGTTTAAAGGAATATATGAGGACGGGAAATTGGAGTATGAATTTGGAAACAGGATAAAACTTTCTCCTTCTCATCAAACATTAGATTTAATAAAAACAATTCCGATTGTTTCGGAAGTTTTGAATCCGAAAAATATTAAAATTGCCCAGAAGGAGTCTTTGATGTGGGGTACACATCAGCAAGAGGCAATTTCGTATGGAAATGTGATTCATGAAATTTTAGCATTTGTAAAAGATAAATCAGATGTTGAATTAGCGGTTACAAAAGCAATCGAGAATGGTTTGATAACATATGATCAAACTGAGAAAGTTTTGAAAACGTTGCAAGAAATCGTTTCTCATCCCGAGTTAAGTGTTTGTTTTAATGGAAGAAATACTGTTCTTGCCGAGCAAACTATAGTTCAAAAAGAAGGAAGAATTTTAAAACCAGATCGAATAGTCTTAACTCAAAATAAAGAAGCTTATTTGCTTGATTATAAAACTGGTGCAATAAACTCGAAATATGCACAGCAAATTCAGGAATATCAAGATGCAATTGAAGATTTAGGATATAAAGTGTTAAAAAGGGCTTTGGTGTATATTGGAACCGAAATCGATGTAGTAAATTTGTGAAGAAATTAGTCAGTTGTTAACGACTTAATTGATGTAAGTTGTTAATTTTTAACATATTAAATATAGTAAAATGTACGGTAAAATTAAAGAGCATTTGCAAAATGAATTGCAAACAATTGAAGACAGCGGAATTTTTAAGAAAGAACGCATTATAACTTCAGAGCAAGGAGCAGAAATAACTATTTCTACAGGAGAAACAGTTCTGAATTTTTGCGCTAATAATTATTTAGGTCTTTCTTCACATCCGGAGGTTGTTCAGGCTGCGAAAGATACAATGGATACACATGGTTTCGGTATGTCTTCGGTTCGATTTATTTGCGGAACGCAGGATATTCATAAAACATTAGAAAAAAAGATTGCTGATTTTTATGGTACTGAAGATACTATATTATATGCTGCAGCTTTTGATGCAAATGGTGGTGTTTTTGAGCCTTTATTAGGAGAGAACGATGCGATTATTTCTGATAGTTTAAATCATGCTTCTATTATAGATGGAGTTCGTTTGTGCAAAGCGGCTCGTTATCGCTATGAAAACAGCAATATGGAAGATTTAGAGCAGCAGTTAATAAAAGCAAATGAAGCTGGGGCTCGTTTTAAATTAATTGTTACTGATGGAGTTTTTTCTATGGACGGTCTTGTGGCGCCATTAGATAAAATTTGCGATCTGGCAGATAAATATGATGCAATGGTTATGGTGGATGAATGTCATGCCGCCGGATTTATCGGAGCAACTGGTAAAGGTACACTTGAGGCAAAAGGTGTTATGGGACGCGTAGATATTATTACAGGTACTCTTGGTAAAGCCCTCGGAGGTGCAATGGGTGGTTATACAACAGCAAAGAAAGAAATAATTGAATTGTTACGTCAACGTTCAAGGCCTTATTTGTTTTCAAATTCTCTTGCGCCAGCTATTGTAGGAGCTTCAATTAAAGTTTTTGAATTATTAGAA contains:
- the recO gene encoding DNA repair protein RecO, yielding MLVKTKAIVISSLKFQEKSLIVKCFTLSNGLKSYFVRDAFSSRKASQKIAYFQPLSILEIEAVHKNKGTLENFKEIKTAIPFQTIHTDIVKSTIVMFLSEILHYSIQEEEKNESLFEFLETALMWLDHHDEISNFHLILLLDATKYLGFYPDISEIDLPYFEMNEGIFTIFHGSNSLTEDETSLLKKLIDLKFDNDQKVFHVVERQILLKVLIDYYSFHLDGFKKPKSLEVLKEVFS
- the ileS gene encoding isoleucine--tRNA ligase produces the protein MSTKFTEYKGLDLPTVASEVLDFWKKENIFEKSVTTREGAEPYVFFEGPPSANGLPGIHHVMARAIKDIFCRYKTQKGFQVKRKAGWDTHGLPVELGTEKELGITKEDIGKTISIEEYNEACKKTVMRYTDVWNDLTEKMGYWVDMEDPYVTYKPKYMESVWWLLKQIYDKGLLYKGYTIQPYSPKAGTGLSSHEVNQPGAYRDVTDTTIVAQFKTLPKTLPSFLQGFGDIHILAWTTTPWTLPSNTALTVGPKIDYVLVKTFNQYTFESINVVLAKNLVGKQFGKGFFASEDDADFEKVKNGDKQLPYKILAEAKGADLVEIRYEQLLPYVLPYQNAENAFRVIAGDFVTTEDGTGVVHTAPTFGADDAKVAKEAKPEVPPMLVLDENGTAVPLVDLQGKFTSHVGDLAGKYVKNEYYDEGQAPERSVDVEIAIRLKEENKAFKVEKYVHSYPHSWRTDEPLLYYPLDSWFIKVTDVKDRMFDLNETINWKPKSTGEGRFGNWLKNANDWNLSRSRYWGIPLPIWRTEDKKEEVLIGSVEELYNAIEKSIAAGFQKENPFKGFEIGNMSESNYDLIDLHKNVVDEITLVSASGQPMKRESDLIDVWFDSGAMPYAQWHYPFENKDKIDENKDFPANFIAEGVDQTRGWFYTLHAIGTLVFDKVAYKNVVSNGLVLDKNGQKMSKRLGNATDPFETIKEYGPDATRWYMISNANPWDNLKFDLEGIAEVRRKFFGTLYNTYSFFSLYANIDGFKYAEAEIPLNERPEIDQWIISELHSLIKFVDECYEDYEPTKAARAISEFVQENLSNWYVRLCRRRFWKGEYAQDKIAAYQTLYTCLLTISKLSAPIAPFFMDKLYRDLTISTGSEEYSSVHLAEFPKFVENFVNKTLESKMQKAQTISSLVLSLRKKEMIKVRQPLQKVMIPVLDENQRDEIEAISELVKAEVNVKEIILLDDDSGILVKQIKPNFKALGPRFGKDMGLISKEIQAFSVDQINQLDKQGALDIVIAGKNVTLSLEDVEITSQDIEGWLVANSNGITVALDITISEELKNEGIARELVNRIQNIRKDSGFEVTDKIKVQIKRSGLLEEAILKNEDYIKSETLTEDLVFVDALENGTEIEFDDIKTMILISK
- a CDS encoding TraR/DksA C4-type zinc finger protein; the encoded protein is MIDEITRYSDADLAEFKEIIQNKIQKAQADLDLIKSAYMNDLNNGTDDTSPTFKAFEEGSETMSKEANSQLAIRQEKFIRDLKNALFRVENKTYGICKVTGKLIGKERLKIVPHATMSIEAKNLQR
- a CDS encoding roadblock/LC7 domain-containing protein; the protein is MNEITATLNDFLVTTKSTSALILNGKGKLITSLHLDYGDSVAAMSAAILSMSEKFLIDLDKGSLKQLYLKTSDGVVIGNKISGSNFIIAFSKEGSNLGLLMRSTDEVSIKLSQNSLLK
- a CDS encoding lipoprotein signal peptidase, with amino-acid sequence MSLRKAYLLIFLVLLVDQISKIYVKTNFILGEEVHVFNWFKIHFIENEGMAWGTKIPGEYGKLILTVFRIFAVFGIGYWLADAIKKHHSTYLIVAIALIFAGAAGNILDSVFYGVIFDDSTHNLATLFSPHPYGTWFHGLVVDMFYFPIWEGNLPTWIPFFGGKHFMFFNAIFNVADMAISTGVGILLIFNKRAFPKH
- a CDS encoding exodeoxyribonuclease V subunit beta, with translation MQSPSFSIYDASAGSGKTYTLVKEYLKIILSSPKNDAYRNILAITFTNKAVHEMKSRIVGSLSEFTKDEPSVKATDLMEDLSRETGLSLIKIKTKSQNIIKHLIHNYAAFDISTIDKFTHKVIRAFAHDLNLPMTFEVTLDTENLLVEAVDAIIAQAGQDETLTKLLVDFTMEKTDDDKSWDVSREILETGRLVLNENNRNEISHFQNTSIEEFVAIKKKMSVLCADLEKECAEHAFNALALIDKNEIDLKSFSRGTFPNHLESIRDGKFNPRNKTFHEFDDIAINKTATDRALIENIIPELLLGLDKIYKNFEKRDFYKAFLKNITPLSLLNTVSNELAKIQSEQNVLSISEFNAIIHREIQNQPAPFIYERMGERYRHFFIDEFQDTSEMQWQNLIPLIDNALAGQDDLGNKGTLMIVGDPKQSIYRWRGGKAEQFIELSKDINPFSNPDKVIEHLDTNYRSYSEVIDFNNAFFKLISAEFSNEDYKDLYENHSHQISNAKKGGYVNISFLPIIEKNDFVDDEEIVEKSDLYVLATLNTIQKVLREGFEYRDIVVLTRKRDQGIAIANYLTEQNIPLLSSETLMIQNATEVRLIIHLLKYLNNSVDLEAKANFLHFLAITKDVQMPIHDFIAKGMGYKFESDFEKWLLGFDVSLSFEDVRKKSLYEAVEIIISKFVLSPEGNAYVQYFLDIVLERDIRNQAGIADFLNYWAKNSEKFSIPSPEGNNAVRIMTIHKSKGLEFPIVIMPFAEEDYSRKPKDKLWLDTENTDLGVSKALIDNSSAVEGFGESASAVFNLKKQEELLDNINVLYVALTRAEEQLYVISQTIKERKDGEFPSNMASFFIKYLMFKGIYEDGKLEYEFGNRIKLSPSHQTLDLIKTIPIVSEVLNPKNIKIAQKESLMWGTHQQEAISYGNVIHEILAFVKDKSDVELAVTKAIENGLITYDQTEKVLKTLQEIVSHPELSVCFNGRNTVLAEQTIVQKEGRILKPDRIVLTQNKEAYLLDYKTGAINSKYAQQIQEYQDAIEDLGYKVLKRALVYIGTEIDVVNL
- the kbl gene encoding glycine C-acetyltransferase, which encodes MYGKIKEHLQNELQTIEDSGIFKKERIITSEQGAEITISTGETVLNFCANNYLGLSSHPEVVQAAKDTMDTHGFGMSSVRFICGTQDIHKTLEKKIADFYGTEDTILYAAAFDANGGVFEPLLGENDAIISDSLNHASIIDGVRLCKAARYRYENSNMEDLEQQLIKANEAGARFKLIVTDGVFSMDGLVAPLDKICDLADKYDAMVMVDECHAAGFIGATGKGTLEAKGVMGRVDIITGTLGKALGGAMGGYTTAKKEIIELLRQRSRPYLFSNSLAPAIVGASIKVFELLEKDTSLRDKLEWNTNYFKEGMKKAGFDIIDGDSAIVPVMLYDAKLSQTMANELLKEGIYVIGFFFPVVPKEKARIRVQLSAAHSKEHLDKAIGAFKVVGQKLKVI